From one Methylocystis parvus OBBP genomic stretch:
- a CDS encoding AAA family ATPase, with translation MVLILRLRDWAIKTETEYLQSISHSKAVTVDLPPFMSADRIATLCDWPAADRRRLVKQLGLVSAQGAEIDPQDDTAFWDALVASFLSNPTAYKTLVLHLKHLSKKAFSRRPDQKAFDRLVAKARLQRSVFADGETDFLPRVAEVAAGSEAFNELADWLWGAWLFGLSAQNISAVIDAYEPLQDIFGSWRPAIEAENDKMLTEGKDLVTTEPARTDDIAMLFRQVRFNLDEAERLDADAPLVAAIAAIEKIGDLLRARREETERMRSASLVTQTVLEQLRTRDEPADEQAAARLHKALDQFCDIASGISYADITHLAMKVAQMVRDADAARSAWHEAEAAHRASPFDSDARRTYSDALDRYQRAEEHLAGLLETATSETREVAATIQPSIVEETKLTVETTAINKPTALLPVEFALPVAAQNNDGPNDEPEGGLSFSVNRYEENILAAAEADANFEHSVAGVSEDGINQAGSSDQEENITDTINELADGDLINRSEDAERLAATLLRRHDIGLFGIACTAGAELNFPLPHPALARLLGLSGLQDAEAQLHFTESLQILLTATHEPIHRGDTWLRFAALSLPAITDPTLLCRTALEQLKLDDSMVVAAKDLQAAIVSLDRAYPALEALAQTNTPEADQEFRDAQSALRRHVDLVRGGTLAYQAATVVAHKLAQAFEEIARGHLDPDAVEGMIDAVMRVDETDEAIIRRLDREGRGAVAERKPIEARALARLKAIVKEFRALALRLTRAADLLHEQRRSSAQTIEATRRKGRDLHRRFKSAAETFNGLAETQTSIDDFSIACAAIAAVLLRSHAQAIETGMSSNPFRYAIDYDHFRLPGATRRPDLTPEAAWDALLDLERKPAMNWLEAFDVAMDRREHLATEAFLALAAPLADDRSLAAERGEAIAAARSYVENERAKLRDDLLTVMNYAPAGETSLDLLYQGVAQIDVKELPRSDLSLAAGADGREILDFPDALTEIESAKENVRRVRASALKALEDRLASIEGTVPADTVASLRKLVESDELITLAEELSLVERGQDIEISTPGPTAIEDFSRFLSSQTGTSPRLAEWERSQGFPEGSRTRALIRKWLSLRTARVDTLKRSVRDVLGELGFVPDKDDPVTLGGLSNGNRIHQVGVRVRAIADREYCSVARFGSEAEGQYRIMVPNEDTRPNEIVAAVSDGDAGATLVFAQTWLTPEDRRAIAAEARRLGRAFCLVDDGLLAFLCTRQRVLRDLFACGIPFAAATPYVTTPGSIPVEAFFGRNAEFDEISRRNGSCIVYGGRQLGKSVLLDYIEKRSRNAEKSVTVRLDCQGLTERRDILGLIDKKARPLSADSRLDILAAMEKWLEGDAERTILLMLDETNSLVRADALRDFRLLVEFRGVMERTNRRFKVVLSGQNNVLRLTQQPNTPLAHFGQPICIGPLKGADYKSARDLVTEPLAAVGYIFDSPQLVSRILVETQFYPKLVQMFCRDLLRHVRGLQAMHATLPPWRITGEHIEATLRNQKLRNEIFETFRITLDLDKRYELVALVMAVDRSDRRKRGDVATSMTEQKLREAAFYWWREGFSETNAREDFRGVLEELEGLGILTHDRIAGTYQLSSPIIANLIGSEAEIYDRLIAFAQEPAPREIEPSRRRARLASMGEPKHKGVWLNPLTPAQISKATRGMEPGYAQARPTVFFGPPDMLLEQVTIALEPKKYDEHEGMRIILVDQASNATSLLRQLNKTRSRCCFVVSPRLRWDTEWLRVAGRSGNNLVVFVGNLDHAWRTIVEDPKGLRQLGNVRIETLAPLAPIELNDHFQRRKIILSEDDRRTLLDETGGFLNSVGRWTDRRLGVKRDSSISQEFCPLFEPIPDDARALLAELIAFLQPDDSFDVAVLSDFCRGQDPARVYDWLMMTGLAEPVVREHENLRLNRVFWSPLLRKTLQPAV, from the coding sequence GTGGTTTTGATTTTGCGTTTACGCGACTGGGCGATAAAGACTGAAACAGAATATCTGCAATCGATATCGCACTCGAAAGCCGTCACTGTGGACCTCCCCCCTTTTATGTCTGCGGACCGAATAGCGACCCTCTGCGATTGGCCGGCCGCAGATCGCCGACGTCTTGTCAAGCAACTCGGCCTAGTGAGCGCCCAAGGAGCCGAGATCGATCCCCAAGATGATACCGCGTTTTGGGACGCCCTCGTTGCCAGCTTCTTGTCAAATCCCACTGCTTACAAGACACTTGTGTTGCACTTGAAGCACCTCTCAAAGAAAGCCTTTTCGCGGCGGCCCGATCAGAAAGCCTTCGACCGGCTCGTTGCAAAGGCTCGGCTTCAAAGGTCTGTTTTCGCCGATGGCGAAACCGATTTCCTCCCGCGCGTTGCCGAAGTTGCGGCGGGCAGCGAAGCGTTTAACGAACTCGCTGATTGGCTCTGGGGAGCCTGGCTTTTTGGACTTTCGGCGCAGAATATCTCGGCGGTAATCGATGCCTACGAACCGCTGCAGGACATCTTCGGTTCTTGGCGCCCCGCGATTGAAGCAGAGAATGACAAAATGCTGACAGAAGGCAAGGACTTGGTGACGACGGAGCCCGCGAGAACCGATGACATCGCCATGCTTTTTCGCCAGGTTCGATTTAACCTCGACGAGGCGGAGCGCCTTGATGCAGATGCGCCGCTGGTCGCTGCCATTGCCGCGATCGAGAAAATCGGCGATCTTCTGCGCGCCCGGAGGGAAGAAACGGAGCGCATGCGGTCGGCCTCGCTCGTAACTCAGACTGTTTTGGAGCAACTCCGAACGCGCGATGAGCCTGCCGACGAACAGGCCGCCGCGAGATTGCACAAGGCGCTCGACCAGTTTTGCGATATTGCATCGGGAATATCCTACGCCGACATAACGCACTTGGCCATGAAGGTCGCGCAAATGGTCCGTGATGCAGATGCAGCGCGGTCGGCCTGGCATGAGGCCGAAGCGGCGCACCGCGCGAGCCCTTTCGACAGCGACGCGCGGCGGACCTACTCCGACGCACTCGACCGTTACCAACGGGCCGAGGAACATCTCGCCGGGCTTCTCGAAACGGCAACGAGTGAGACCAGAGAGGTCGCGGCAACCATACAACCCAGCATCGTTGAAGAGACCAAGCTTACGGTTGAAACGACCGCAATTAACAAACCCACTGCCTTATTGCCCGTTGAATTCGCCCTTCCTGTCGCAGCCCAAAATAATGATGGACCCAACGACGAGCCCGAGGGCGGACTTTCTTTCTCCGTGAATCGATATGAGGAAAATATCTTGGCCGCGGCGGAGGCAGACGCCAATTTCGAACATTCAGTCGCGGGAGTTTCGGAAGATGGGATTAACCAAGCTGGCTCCTCAGATCAGGAAGAAAATATTACGGATACCATCAACGAGCTTGCGGACGGTGACCTGATTAACCGGAGCGAAGACGCCGAGCGCCTCGCGGCAACGCTCCTAAGACGCCACGACATAGGTTTGTTCGGGATTGCCTGTACTGCAGGCGCGGAGCTCAACTTCCCACTGCCTCATCCGGCGCTTGCCCGATTGTTGGGCTTATCAGGTTTGCAGGACGCCGAGGCGCAGCTGCATTTCACTGAGTCTCTTCAAATCCTTCTAACGGCGACCCATGAGCCGATACACCGTGGCGACACGTGGCTCCGTTTTGCGGCGCTCAGCCTCCCCGCGATCACGGATCCGACATTGCTTTGCCGGACAGCTCTCGAGCAATTGAAACTTGATGATTCAATGGTTGTTGCGGCTAAAGACCTTCAAGCGGCAATCGTATCTCTTGATCGCGCTTACCCGGCACTAGAGGCGCTGGCGCAAACGAATACTCCTGAGGCGGATCAGGAATTCAGGGATGCGCAATCGGCCCTGCGTCGCCATGTCGATCTAGTCAGGGGTGGCACTCTCGCCTACCAAGCGGCAACGGTCGTCGCCCACAAACTGGCGCAGGCTTTTGAGGAAATTGCGAGGGGTCATCTTGATCCTGACGCAGTCGAAGGCATGATTGATGCCGTGATGCGCGTCGACGAAACCGACGAGGCGATCATCAGGCGGCTCGACAGGGAAGGTCGGGGCGCCGTCGCGGAGCGCAAACCCATCGAAGCGCGCGCGCTCGCACGCCTCAAGGCGATCGTCAAGGAATTTAGGGCGCTGGCGTTGCGGTTGACGCGCGCCGCAGATCTTTTGCACGAGCAACGCCGTTCAAGTGCTCAGACGATTGAAGCGACGCGACGGAAAGGCCGAGACCTGCACCGACGCTTTAAGTCGGCGGCCGAAACTTTCAATGGCTTGGCAGAAACTCAGACAAGCATTGACGATTTTTCTATCGCCTGCGCGGCGATCGCCGCTGTTTTGCTACGTAGCCATGCGCAAGCCATTGAAACCGGCATGTCGTCGAATCCGTTCCGGTACGCCATCGATTACGACCATTTTCGTCTGCCAGGAGCAACCCGACGGCCAGATTTGACTCCCGAGGCTGCCTGGGATGCACTTCTCGATCTCGAGCGAAAGCCAGCTATGAACTGGCTTGAAGCGTTCGACGTCGCGATGGATCGGCGAGAGCATCTTGCAACCGAAGCGTTCCTCGCATTGGCGGCCCCCTTGGCTGATGACCGATCACTCGCCGCTGAGCGAGGGGAGGCGATTGCTGCGGCGCGCAGCTATGTCGAAAACGAGCGCGCCAAGCTGCGGGATGATCTGCTCACCGTGATGAACTATGCCCCCGCTGGCGAGACCAGCCTGGATTTACTCTACCAGGGCGTCGCTCAGATCGACGTGAAGGAATTGCCGAGGAGTGATTTGAGCCTCGCTGCGGGTGCCGACGGGCGTGAAATTCTCGATTTTCCGGATGCGCTTACTGAAATCGAGTCAGCCAAGGAGAACGTCCGCCGCGTCCGGGCCAGCGCCCTGAAAGCACTTGAGGACCGCCTTGCAAGTATTGAGGGAACCGTTCCGGCAGATACCGTCGCTTCGCTTCGCAAGTTGGTGGAGAGCGATGAGTTAATCACTCTCGCAGAGGAGTTGTCACTCGTCGAGCGAGGACAAGACATCGAGATCTCTACTCCAGGGCCGACCGCAATCGAAGACTTCTCACGGTTCCTCAGTTCGCAGACGGGTACCAGCCCAAGGCTTGCCGAATGGGAGCGCTCTCAAGGCTTTCCAGAGGGATCGCGCACCCGAGCCCTTATACGCAAGTGGTTGAGCCTGCGGACCGCGCGGGTCGACACACTCAAGCGCTCTGTACGCGATGTCCTTGGCGAATTGGGGTTTGTTCCCGATAAAGACGATCCCGTTACGCTCGGCGGCTTATCGAACGGAAACCGAATTCATCAGGTTGGCGTCAGGGTTCGCGCCATCGCAGATCGGGAGTACTGCTCGGTCGCCCGATTCGGCAGCGAGGCGGAGGGTCAATACAGGATCATGGTGCCGAATGAAGACACGCGGCCCAACGAGATTGTCGCAGCCGTGTCCGATGGAGACGCGGGGGCCACGCTGGTTTTTGCGCAGACATGGCTGACGCCTGAGGATCGCCGCGCGATCGCAGCGGAAGCTCGCCGGCTAGGGCGCGCTTTTTGTCTCGTCGATGATGGGTTATTGGCCTTCCTGTGCACACGACAACGCGTTCTGCGTGATCTGTTTGCCTGCGGGATTCCATTCGCAGCCGCGACACCTTATGTCACGACGCCAGGCAGCATTCCGGTGGAGGCGTTTTTCGGCCGCAACGCCGAATTCGACGAGATTAGCAGACGAAACGGTAGTTGTATCGTTTATGGCGGCCGCCAGCTCGGCAAATCCGTGCTTCTCGATTATATCGAGAAGCGCAGCCGCAACGCAGAAAAGTCGGTGACAGTGCGGCTCGATTGCCAGGGCCTTACTGAGCGGAGAGACATTCTGGGTTTGATCGACAAAAAAGCGCGCCCCTTATCTGCGGATTCGCGACTCGACATTCTCGCTGCCATGGAGAAATGGCTTGAGGGGGATGCCGAGAGAACGATCCTTCTAATGCTCGACGAGACCAACAGTCTGGTACGTGCCGATGCGCTGCGCGACTTTCGGCTTCTAGTTGAGTTCCGGGGGGTCATGGAGCGAACCAACCGGCGCTTCAAGGTGGTATTATCTGGGCAGAATAACGTATTGCGACTGACGCAGCAACCTAACACGCCTCTCGCCCATTTCGGCCAACCGATCTGCATCGGGCCGCTCAAGGGGGCTGATTACAAATCGGCGCGCGATCTAGTGACCGAGCCGCTCGCCGCAGTGGGTTATATCTTCGACAGCCCTCAACTTGTCTCGAGAATTCTTGTCGAGACGCAATTTTACCCGAAGCTCGTCCAAATGTTCTGCCGCGATTTGCTCAGGCATGTCCGCGGGCTCCAGGCAATGCATGCGACCTTGCCGCCCTGGCGCATCACCGGTGAGCATATCGAGGCCACACTGCGCAATCAGAAGCTGCGAAACGAGATATTCGAGACCTTTCGGATTACGCTTGATCTCGACAAGCGCTACGAGCTGGTTGCGCTTGTGATGGCGGTCGATCGCAGTGATCGCCGCAAGAGAGGCGACGTGGCGACTTCCATGACAGAGCAGAAACTTCGTGAAGCCGCGTTCTATTGGTGGCGTGAGGGCTTTTCGGAGACCAACGCGCGTGAAGATTTCAGAGGTGTGCTGGAGGAGCTTGAAGGTCTTGGCATCCTCACACATGACCGGATCGCTGGAACATATCAGCTGTCATCGCCGATCATTGCGAACCTTATTGGCTCGGAGGCGGAAATCTATGATCGCCTCATTGCGTTCGCACAGGAACCGGCGCCGCGCGAGATTGAACCTTCAAGGCGCAGGGCGCGGCTCGCAAGCATGGGCGAGCCGAAGCACAAAGGTGTTTGGCTTAATCCGCTGACTCCAGCCCAGATCAGCAAGGCCACGCGGGGGATGGAGCCAGGGTATGCTCAGGCGCGACCGACTGTTTTCTTCGGACCGCCGGACATGTTGCTTGAACAGGTCACGATTGCGCTTGAGCCGAAGAAATATGACGAGCACGAGGGCATGCGGATCATACTTGTTGACCAGGCGTCGAATGCGACGTCGCTTCTGCGGCAGCTCAACAAGACGAGGAGCAGATGCTGTTTCGTTGTCTCGCCGCGACTGCGTTGGGACACGGAATGGCTTAGGGTCGCGGGACGGTCGGGGAATAATTTAGTGGTCTTCGTCGGCAATCTCGATCATGCTTGGCGCACGATTGTAGAGGATCCGAAAGGGCTCAGGCAGCTTGGGAACGTGCGAATTGAAACATTAGCCCCTTTGGCGCCGATCGAACTAAACGATCACTTTCAACGTCGAAAGATCATCCTGTCCGAGGACGATCGTAGGACGTTGCTGGATGAAACTGGGGGCTTCCTTAACTCAGTTGGACGTTGGACAGATCGGCGTCTCGGCGTAAAACGGGACTCGTCCATTTCGCAGGAATTCTGCCCCCTTTTCGAGCCGATCCCCGATGACGCACGAGCGCTGCTCGCCGAATTGATCGCCTTCTTGCAACCTGACGACTCGTTTGACGTGGCGGTGCTCAGCGACTTTTGCCGGGGTCAAGATCCTGCGCGAGTGTACGACTGGTTGATGATGACCGGCCTCGCTGAGCCGGTCGTTCGCGAACATGAGAATCTGCGCTTAAACAGGGTTTTCTGGTCGCCGCTGTTGCGCAAGACCCTTCAGCCCGCAGTATGA
- a CDS encoding STY4851/ECs_5259 family protein, producing MGSASERELRDLSRLDDGRLAEMFKERGNDPQFLDALNEELKQRDSDAAIDLQIRVVMTRRALVRTPTSTETRRAAPQSDPVRDWLREFLGARKLMRPDERPLYRYRMADSEYEQAKKILRHLASAGRLMQPDARAGALFVGYCAEWFRRDSDSTFLRWDDPAPDLFPSVPYASKQALTTSGLTYWRRPLRKSAYAREFLLTVALEGGFPVRILAEGARGWLKEYLRAIMRRAIAWRVDTLDEILAIAEEERGRMRKSYQHDDFVALCSELVTRLLELRHKAEAESRAGIRNSALLDAKYPGWRDELPIYVPAEDEALVAELLAGLLDEKMTGLTTEGVEVRRYLVKREGEWHPALQLLADGEIPPAKLPSLTALSRVRAIATGELGNHLAGELALLEPPLGEQRRWRVRPYTRTAKLLSDFPLAAPVTVTLSTPDGISHPWTWPRGEALRSEVLVFQEDEGSTPNEPLLRFFRSGSVNSPAKTLYVLVPQDWTVEPLTEDAAPEIMDVPALGRKLVRLTASAYFHSDEDDAVRFRVEPDTDGREYELELVPLVSAGFELADESWELVAAPVRPLIREARKQPRPPGAGELFVRRPGGKWAPLAGPLNAAGLMELSWRDPVANIQVEKRQLALVPDDARIKGVMKDAQRGEICLEGLPGWTATVREAACAVDAADSSVLSIRFTGRPVYRLPMTLRPPAGQPFDMIAPLVGRDAVIALADGSILTPGQQVDVGALRGAVAVAPRRTVIHLAAKGSKSGAIRIVVDGELPLGILRSAIDETLATLPGQDDLAELDFIGDSRRPIRISRYRHEQLSRDCSLVRWFPPSGSSRVVPVARMILDPRLERALEPAGDGMWQLPERCKGPCLVYLRDGVDVVSRPTPVAQPGAPDAYTGVLVSALAIPDYEDRQRAVVDALSRLGRGEAGASDLKWLRDAATNLNGLPASAFDALKLLPCSAKTLIDLLLNARDAEERSAIWALQNELPFLWLALPLRAWLSAMKRSCFALTDALESALGKKKAINEAVAWLRGVCGDLTALEPALEAIFGLVGLPIGQAMDCPSLRDLTSGYIRDQHQRGGDAPNDLAERLALIGLKLPPEIETKSHTDFAGLFAPVLLAASAREKLVLDPELALIARRTLREDPMYVSGSWPQLVKFYG from the coding sequence ATGGGGAGCGCGTCGGAGAGGGAACTCAGGGATCTGTCCCGGCTGGATGACGGGCGGCTCGCTGAAATGTTTAAAGAAAGAGGCAATGATCCGCAGTTTCTCGACGCGCTCAATGAGGAGCTCAAGCAGAGAGATAGCGACGCGGCCATCGACTTGCAGATCAGGGTGGTGATGACCCGCCGCGCCCTTGTGCGCACGCCGACATCCACCGAGACCCGCCGCGCAGCCCCACAATCGGACCCGGTTCGCGACTGGCTGCGTGAATTTCTCGGCGCGCGAAAACTTATGCGTCCGGATGAACGGCCGCTCTATCGCTACCGAATGGCGGATAGCGAATATGAACAGGCGAAAAAGATACTTCGTCACCTGGCAAGCGCCGGCCGTCTCATGCAGCCGGACGCCCGCGCCGGTGCGTTGTTCGTCGGGTATTGCGCAGAGTGGTTCCGCCGCGACTCCGACTCAACTTTCCTTCGATGGGACGATCCAGCGCCAGATCTCTTTCCATCCGTGCCTTATGCCAGCAAGCAAGCGCTGACGACCTCCGGCTTGACCTATTGGCGGCGTCCGCTGCGAAAGAGCGCCTATGCGCGCGAGTTTCTCCTGACCGTGGCCCTCGAAGGCGGATTTCCTGTCCGCATTCTGGCGGAAGGCGCACGCGGTTGGCTGAAGGAGTATCTGCGCGCGATCATGCGCCGAGCAATCGCCTGGCGCGTCGATACGCTGGACGAGATTCTTGCAATTGCCGAGGAAGAGCGCGGGCGAATGCGCAAGAGCTACCAGCACGATGACTTCGTCGCGCTGTGCTCGGAACTCGTCACGAGGCTCCTCGAACTGCGGCATAAGGCAGAAGCCGAGAGTCGCGCCGGCATTCGTAATTCAGCGCTTCTCGATGCCAAATATCCGGGTTGGCGCGACGAACTGCCGATCTACGTTCCGGCCGAGGATGAAGCCCTTGTCGCCGAGCTGCTAGCCGGATTGCTGGACGAGAAGATGACCGGCCTCACCACCGAAGGCGTGGAGGTCCGGCGCTATCTGGTCAAGCGGGAGGGCGAATGGCATCCGGCATTACAGCTGCTTGCCGACGGCGAAATCCCGCCGGCAAAGCTGCCGAGCCTTACGGCGCTTAGTCGGGTTCGCGCGATTGCAACGGGCGAGCTCGGCAACCACCTTGCCGGCGAGCTCGCGTTGCTCGAACCGCCGCTCGGCGAGCAGCGGCGCTGGCGGGTGCGTCCCTATACACGTACCGCCAAGCTCCTGAGTGATTTCCCGTTAGCTGCGCCTGTCACCGTAACGCTCAGCACGCCGGATGGCATCTCGCATCCCTGGACATGGCCGCGCGGCGAAGCGCTGCGATCGGAGGTCCTGGTATTCCAGGAAGACGAGGGCTCGACACCGAACGAGCCACTGCTTCGATTTTTTCGATCAGGCTCGGTGAACTCGCCGGCAAAGACCCTCTACGTTCTCGTCCCGCAGGACTGGACGGTCGAGCCCCTGACAGAGGATGCCGCACCGGAGATCATGGACGTTCCCGCGCTGGGCCGCAAGCTCGTCCGCCTGACCGCGTCCGCTTATTTCCATAGCGATGAGGACGACGCGGTCCGTTTCAGGGTCGAGCCGGATACGGATGGACGGGAGTACGAGCTTGAACTTGTCCCCCTCGTCAGTGCCGGCTTTGAACTCGCCGACGAAAGCTGGGAACTCGTGGCAGCGCCGGTAAGGCCGTTGATCCGGGAAGCCCGAAAGCAGCCGCGGCCGCCAGGAGCCGGCGAGCTGTTTGTCCGGCGTCCGGGCGGTAAATGGGCGCCACTTGCCGGTCCGCTCAACGCCGCCGGCCTGATGGAGCTGTCCTGGCGTGACCCGGTCGCCAACATCCAGGTCGAGAAACGCCAGTTGGCGCTTGTGCCGGACGATGCGCGCATTAAAGGCGTCATGAAGGATGCGCAGCGCGGCGAGATCTGCCTTGAGGGCCTGCCGGGATGGACCGCCACCGTCCGGGAGGCTGCCTGCGCGGTCGATGCGGCGGATAGCTCCGTTCTGTCGATCCGCTTTACCGGGCGACCCGTCTATCGGCTTCCGATGACGCTGCGGCCGCCGGCGGGGCAGCCTTTCGACATGATCGCTCCCCTTGTCGGCCGGGACGCCGTTATCGCCCTGGCGGACGGCTCAATCCTCACGCCCGGCCAGCAGGTCGACGTCGGCGCGTTGCGCGGCGCGGTCGCTGTGGCACCCCGCAGGACGGTCATTCATCTTGCCGCGAAAGGCTCCAAGTCAGGCGCAATCCGGATCGTCGTTGATGGAGAACTCCCGCTCGGTATCCTGCGGAGCGCGATCGATGAGACGCTGGCAACGTTGCCCGGACAGGACGATCTGGCGGAATTGGATTTCATAGGTGATTCGCGGCGACCGATCCGCATCAGCCGGTACCGCCACGAACAGCTGTCGCGCGACTGCAGCCTAGTCCGGTGGTTTCCGCCTTCGGGGTCCTCTCGCGTTGTGCCGGTGGCGCGCATGATTCTGGATCCGCGGCTCGAACGCGCCCTGGAACCCGCGGGAGACGGAATGTGGCAGCTCCCAGAGCGGTGCAAAGGGCCTTGCCTCGTCTATCTGCGGGACGGTGTCGATGTTGTTTCAAGGCCCACCCCGGTTGCGCAGCCGGGCGCCCCCGACGCCTATACTGGAGTCCTGGTTTCGGCGCTGGCAATACCGGATTATGAGGACCGCCAGCGCGCGGTAGTGGACGCACTGTCCCGGCTCGGACGCGGTGAGGCCGGAGCGAGTGACCTCAAGTGGTTGCGTGATGCGGCGACCAATCTCAACGGCCTTCCGGCAAGCGCGTTTGACGCGCTCAAGCTGCTGCCTTGCAGCGCGAAGACCCTCATCGACTTGCTCCTCAACGCCCGCGATGCAGAGGAGCGCAGCGCCATCTGGGCCTTACAAAATGAACTGCCGTTCCTGTGGTTGGCCCTGCCGCTTCGCGCATGGTTGTCGGCGATGAAACGGAGTTGCTTCGCCTTAACCGATGCGCTGGAAAGCGCTCTTGGCAAAAAGAAGGCGATCAACGAGGCGGTGGCGTGGCTTCGCGGCGTGTGCGGGGACCTCACTGCGCTCGAACCCGCGCTCGAAGCCATCTTCGGCCTGGTCGGACTGCCAATCGGGCAGGCGATGGATTGCCCTTCGCTCCGAGATTTGACGAGCGGTTACATCCGGGACCAGCACCAGCGGGGCGGCGATGCGCCGAACGATCTTGCGGAGCGCCTAGCTTTAATCGGGCTGAAGCTTCCGCCCGAAATCGAAACGAAATCGCACACGGATTTTGCGGGCCTCTTTGCTCCTGTCCTGCTGGCAGCAAGTGCCCGAGAGAAACTCGTGCTCGACCCCGAGCTTGCGTTGATCGCGCGCCGCACGCTCCGCGAGGACCCGATGTATGTATCAGGATCCTGGCCGCAGCTTGTGAAATTCTACGGTTGA